The DNA sequence TTGGAATCACCTTGCCTGCAGCACCAGTTGTCTACTGTGACAATGTCGGTGCAACCTACCTCTCCGCTAACCCTGTTTTCCACTCTCGCATGAAACACATTGCACTCAACTATCACTTCATCCGAGACAATGTTCAGTCAGGAGCACTACGTGTTACCCATATCTCTACGAAAGACCAACTTGCTGATGCCCTTACTAAACCCTTAGCTCGGCAACGCTTTGCAGAACTTTCTTCCAAGATTGGAGTCCGTCAACtgcctccatcttgagggggcatGTAAGAGAGATATAGTTAGAGGACCACCTTGTAATTAACTAATTGTGTAATCtctatatattgtgtaaatGTTCTCAGTCAATACAATCACGTAATTACATTTATAGCGCTCGTGTCTCCTTGAACTTTCCGCTCTTCCTCTATGCGTCTGTGTTCTGCTTGTCGACTGGAGTGATTGGGGGAATGGGTTTAAAGTGTTTGTGATTGGGTTGATTTATGCCGTGCTCTTCGTTCTCAAGCAGCGATGGGTGTTAGATTCCCAATCATTAAGGTTTGTTTTTCTGTGATTCTTGATTTGTTGTTATCTTCGCTGATCTGTACTTGTTTTGATCCACACAGTGTCCACCAGTCTTCAGCTTCAAGATTTCTCTCCCCTCGACGTAAACACAACCTCTGAAGTTATCAGGTGTGCTTTATGTTCTGTCAGCGATAATGCTGTTGTTTCTGCTAGACTGGTCGGGTGGGCTTGTGTCAGTATCAAGGTTCTTGGGTTAGCAGGTCATTTCTTATTCTGGTATTTTCTGTTCGATTCTCTCAAGGGAAGTGACTCACCATATACATCAGGTCTGCTCATTTGCTTGCTCTTATTTTTGTAGATTTGCATATTTGGTTTACTTGGTGATATAACCATTTAGATTGAATGTATAGAGATCCTTGTTATGTTTTAGCGAACTTAGTTATAGGCAACATGTAGATTGCATAAGATTTAAAGCTCACTGTTACTCAAGTGTTACAAAACACAACTGAGAAGAATATGAAAACCAGCGGCAAGTTAGCTATTTGAAAtaagttttttctttattgtttaagtCTTCATGTCAAATACACTTGCTGTCTTGATCTGATTAGCTCTATTTTCAGACACCCTTTTGTTGTTTAGCCATGAGACTCGTTTTTATTCTTCTCTGTTTGGAACTGCTGTAAGCAATCTGATGAAGAAATTTGATCAAATTCGACTCACCTTTTAGCCTTTAGTGAAAAGAAACTGAGACTTCTTGGGCCTATATGATGATCTGTGCAAAGATGGTAGTTTTTGATTCCtatgttttgtttatgattGTGTCCTCCGGTTAAAGGTCTGAGCTTTTTGTTCATGAATGTGAATGAATCTGCAACGTTCTTATTTTCATTTCGTTTTGTGGATAGAACTTTGATTTTCTTTGATTGCAGTATTAACTCCAGTTTGTCCTTAGAAGACTGgaaaaaacatataaagttGTCGAGGCTGTTCAGTTACCACCTGAGCACAACGCAAGACTTGAATCTTTAAAAGAGGAGTTATGCTTGTTGCATCCAAATGATTCTTAGTTTGTGGTCTTGAAGCACAAAGTATGATGTGTGAAAGGAATTATGTTCTCGCCAAACACAACGTATGGTGTGTAACCGCCACATTACGGGCCATTCAAAATCTCAACAAACGGACTTTCAATAGTGTTTTTACGACATAAGGCTTTCAAGTCGCGGACAGAAGAGAAGAGGTTGCCATCGATGGTTAGTGGGTTTCTTTGGATTATAGTGATTGGGATGGAGCAAGTGATGCATATCAACACACTGCACTCTATTATTTATGAGTGTGGATTCGTAACCATAGACGAAGGAGAGGTCGTATTGAATGTGACGTAGTGGAAGACGTGAATCAATAATATTATGCGAAGTTTAATCAGCGTTTAGTTAAAGATGGACATTTGTTGAGCTGAGGTTTACCCAATTGATGACGTGGTGCAACAGGAGGGaggcaaacatttttttatatatatagattgttaTGGTGTTCTATGGGGTTTTACTGAATTCTTGACCAAAAAGTTAGTGTTTGGCTGCTGCAGTCACGTGACAAACAGATATTGGTACAAGATTTACAtgacccaatttcggtcaacTATGTGATTGGACCTAAATAGCCTGGGCCCCGCAACTTACAAAGAAGCCCGACTCCGGCTAGCAAGAGAAGGTTGATTTGAAGAACCGGAGATCGCGGAGAAATTGAGAAAAATCCGAGATCAATCCACTATAAGAAGAGATCGATGGGCATGAAGAAAGACACAGAGAAAATCCTAGAGAGAGCTATACACACACATCGACCTCATTTCACTTCGCTTTAAGCCTTTTCTCTTATCGATCTCGTTTGTAACGTCGGATCTCATTTTTCTTATTGTATTCaatcttattcattaataaaatcaatCTTTGCCTACTGAAatctgattatatcgttgtgttctaaagacaTTGTTGCCCACATCATCTTTTCTTCCCAAGATTAAACTTTCAATCACTAcaaaatacttagtgtagattttattATCTACATTTTTGGCGCCATCTGTtgggaagataaacgaaaaacgtctttgctaagaaaccgatctaagttttCTAAGCGTGACTATGGATCCTAATCAAACCATCGGAACCACGCAATCAAGAATCAACGACGTCGATCTTGCCGGATCTGACTCAAGAACCGAAACTTTACCTGTAACATCCGCGATCCTAGATAAGGATCGTCGGGATGGCCATGGTTCGAGGAAACGAACCAGCCGGTCTTAGGACCTTAAGGCAAGCGTTCCATGGCCAAGATAAAAGGTTAAGGATGTCAGGATACTGATACTTAACCTTATAAGAGAAAGAAGTCAGCTAGGATAAGTTGTACGGAAGTTGGGCGATGCTTACAGGAAGCTAGTTCAAGCTAGACGTAGCTCGGTCAAGCTCAGCCTAGCTCATTCCAAGTTAAGTCAGCTCAACCAGCTGGACTACTAGCTCACTTAGCTGGGTCAGCTGAGAGCCAGCTCAACTCAGCTTGACAGAGTGTTCGGGTCTCGGGCAGTTGGACCGGGTCCGGGCCGGTGGCGGGCTGGTTGGCCGGCCATGTGGGCTAGGGACTGATGGGTCTTTGGGCAAGTCCGTGGGCTATGTCCAGAAGGCCTGGGTATCTCTTTGGGCTCAGGACCAACCCAAGAAAGGGCAGTTATGGGCGTTGGGGTGCAAGTGGCCAAGGTTGCAACCTTTCGGTCAAGTCATGCCCATTCGCCTAGCAAGTTGCACATGTTCGTGTGTCAAGTCCTGGCCGCCCATTCTCTTTAAATATAGGCCCTCTCTGTCCATTCTAGACAGCCAGTTTCGTGACAAACAAAAGGCAGAGGCcaaatagaaagagagagatagagatcgGCCGGAAAAGGCTCGGTTGTGGTGGTTTAGTATCTCCGGCAAGGAGAACGGTTTAGGAGAGAGAAATCCGTGTGGTTATGGATATCCAAGGCATATAGAAAGGTCTGGAGAAGGACTCCAACCCCGTGGTTCAGTCAGATAGGGTCAGTGGGGTAAACACCGACTCATCGGCTAAGAGAATCGGACAGTCCGAACCGGTCTAGCCATGGGCGTTTGGATTATGTCCtattcttcttattcttttcatctatttctttttctactcCTCCTGTACATTGGCGTGGACTTGTTGATATGTTGGGATTGGTTATAACCGTGGTTCTGGTTGAATAATGCGGTCGCGGTCCATAACCGACGAGTTAGGCGCGCGCATGATCTGACTGGCCTCAGGTGATCCGATTGGATAGGGGCGGTTCTGTTCTGTTCTGAACGGTTGCAACCCTTCCCTGAACAGTCACAATGGTTCATGACTTGTGTAGGTTAAGGCGTGGTCGTTTGGCCATAGGCCGGACACACGCACGGACCAGGCAGTCCGTACGGGCGGTTAAGTCGAGCGGTTGGAACATCTGAATGGGTGCGAGTTGCCAAGGGTCATGAGTTGCCAAGAGGCACGTGTGTCCAAAGGGTACTAGTTCCAAAAGGGTGTGAGTTCCAAACGGTGCCATTGGTTCAACGCTTAGGCCGAACCAATTGGATAGTCCGCGGCTGCATAGTCGAACGGACGGACGGTTTGTTTAACCGGAGTATTGTGTCGCAAGGTCTGATCGGTTGCAAGGCAATCCGGTTTGGGCTTGGGCCTTACTCGGTGGTATGGATCCAGGCCTTGGGTCGGATAAGGTAAGAAGGTCCGTGAGCCTTTAGGCTGGACTTATAACTGGCCGATCGCACCTAGATCTTAACCGGACAGGTTAGACGGGACTATGGACGATCCAAGTATGGTTGGATGGTTCTAGCCGCAAAGGCTAAGTAGGATATCTTACAATCAACTTCGGGTTGGTGAGTAGGATAGGCGCCATATGCCTGATGTAGGGCGTAGACCCACATGATGGCAATGGAAGGCCGGTTATATCAATACCTACTAAGTAGACGATGGCTTATCAAGACTAGTGGTCGGATCACGGTTTATGACGATGGTTCGATGGCCGAACACTAGTAGGGATAGTAACGTTGCTGGAGTAAGAGTATTGATGTGATGCTTCTAGATATCAACCTTGGTGTTGATAACTTCAAGATTGGCTAAGAGTCATGACGAAGTGTATGGCTAGTACTATGTGTCGTAGACCATAAGTATTGAGCTTAGGTGTGATTGTTCAAGGAAAGCCGTATAAGATCTAATTATGTTTGAGTATGGACGACCTGACCTCTAGATGATGGTCCAAGGTGTCGGTACTAACCTGATTAATGAATGCATCGGTTGGTATGATCACGTCATACTTGTTGTCTGGGTTAAGTCCCAAAGCCGGTCAGGCCAGATGATGACTCATCAGTTCCAAGTCATGTGAGGANNNNNNNNNNNNNNNNNNNNNNNNNNNNNNNNNNNNNNNNNNNNNNNNNNNNNNNNNNNNNNNNNNNNNNNNNNNNNNNNNNNNNNCAAAGACTTCTCAAAGGTTACTTAtgtctgtggggatggttggttgaatgactaagtacctagGGGAGTTGTTTAATGCAGGAACAAAGATAAAGACCAATAAGAGACTCAATGAGTTGAATGGTTAGTTCAAGTCAATGGAGGACCGATGAGCTAATGAGCTCCGTAGATGTGGCAAAGGTAAGATCTTGCAATACctgcatagatctagatagaatggtttAGAGGAATGGAACCTCAGAATCGTATgatttggtttgggtttaggattgacCTTTAAGCTAATCGGTAGTTGTGTAAACTGACCAAGGCTAAGGTGATTCgaccagacaagtgttagattggtTTTAGACCAATGGTTAATTAGAGAATAATCCGCTGCGTATCTGttgaaatgatctaagctaTGAATGACTAAAGAAGTCCTTAGCTAAGGTCTAAGTTAGCCATCGCCTTTTGGCGATATTATAATTATAGGACGAAAAATTAAGAGGTTCAGCCAGGAAGTGGACCGAGTGACATAAGACTTCGACCGCGGCCTAGGCGGCCGGATCGGAGTgttacaagttggtatcagagcatgcttgatcCTGTTTAGGACAATGCTCTAAGATGTTGGTTTCCAAGCCGAAATTATTTCCAAAAACTATGATGACTATTAAAGCTTAGTTGGGGTGAGCCAAGAAAGAGTTGAGGTAAGCTATGGTATCATGCTTGTGAATGTGGGAGTTCTAAGATGAACCGGCTTAACCAAGATACATTCTCCAATGGCAAGATCCTAAAAACAGAAAGGTTGGTTGGTCTAGTTATTTAAAAGTAATAGACGGGTTGGAAGAGATGGAAGCAATGCAAGACTTGTTTATGGATGAGCTGAACAAGTGAGGTAACATGGACTAGAGAGTGGCTTAGGTTGAAATAAACGTGCAACACTCTACTGAAGTTAAGTGTTATCCCTTGATGGCCATTCATAATAAGTAAAGCATATGCCATGTTAAAATCTGACTCAAGGGAGACACTACATAACCAGTACACGAGTGGACTTGCGATCAGATGGATCAGCTAGGACTCGGTATAAGTCAAGGTAGGTTTCCTTAGATCTAGTTGGATGGAATGAAACGATTCCAATCTGAATCCATCCAAAGAAAGAATGAGGAAACTCATGATGTCTGTTCCAATCAATGGAAGAACATGATGTTTAGTATCTTAGTATGATGAGGATTGGGGTATATTATAATTGCTGTTGTGAATGGTGTGAGCATTCGCAATAGTAAGACGCTTTGGAAAATGGTATGGGACGTTTTCCAAATGTGTGATCAAACCGAAATCCTACTCATCTAGGTACCCACTGGAAGTGGAAGTATTGAAGTTATTGGCAATGCAATGAGGGATGTTATGGGATGTCCTTCGTAGTATGGTCATGACCAAAGTATTTTCCATAAGACAGTGGTATATGATTACAACAAGATGTTGTGAATCAGTCTAAGGTAGTTTATGTTTACGGTTGAGTGGTCTGGGGAACAAGGCAGTCCACTAAAGCTTGGTCGCTTAGGGATTTGCAGGAGTCTACCAGGATTCAACAGAGATAAGCATTACTCCTTAAGGATCCATATGAGATCGGATAGGGCTCGACCAGTATGGCGAGTGACCTAGCGGATGGACCAAGGTGGTATGCAATCGAGTCCAGAGATGGACTAGGGTTGGCTTACCTGAACGAGTTCATATCTGCTAGGGCCCTCAAGCAGAAATGTTTGGTCTGTCCCCTAAAATTGTCTAGGGGAttctggtggtggtggtggtggtggtggtggacatATTGTATATGAGCCTACCGGGGTGATAGAGCGATGGAAGCTTTGCGTAAGAGCATCACAGATGAATATGTTAGAGGTCGTTTACCgtattaaatgttttagttaatgactttttttttgcttatatctTTGATTATCAGTTCTATGAGATATTTGAAAtatctgttttatttatttaagactTGATGTATTATTTAGCTTttgtttatgataaaaaaatgttgttaaatttattactaattaaatataatattttgatgaatataaatattacaattttacaaatttaaatcaacattttatttatttaaaatacaattttacaaatataaatctacattttatttatttaaaatacaattttacaaattcataaaatttataaaattaaaatatgaaataaatgaaaattgcgtatgcggcaaccaaacgaacagaaCTAAATCTACTTTCTGCGTCTGCGGCTGCGGCAATGTCCTGTGTCTTTGAAACGAACAACAAGTTGCAtctgcggctgcggctgagTCTGCGGCTGCAAAATGAACAACAACCAAAGGAACAgacgcagccgcagccgcagccgcagactTAGGAACATGCGTCAATGAAACGAACAGCACTAGTATTGCGACTCTtatcccattttttttttttttgggttagcGCTGCTACAACGGTGTTACCTTGAGGCTTGATGCTAGTACCTATGATGCCATGTTTCCTGAAGCAGTACCAATTCAGGTACACTTCCGCAAGTCTTTACCTTATTGTACAAAAGTCAGTGTATtctattgaaatatattttattaaactttaaaataatacataatttaaatccATTTTGAATAATACTATAGATCTCGGCAAGGCTTGAGCTTCCTTCTGGCTTCACTCCTCTGAGACAGACCTCTTTTACCAGGACGTGTTATCCCGTGGGAGGTGACGAAGGTGACGGAGGTGAGGGAGGGTGGCTTGTGCTTGATCTCCCCCTCCCTTCAAGATTCGGCCAAGAAGAGCTTCCTTACGTGAGAAGCTTTCTTGCGTTTCCTGCTAGGTCCCATGGGTTCTCGCGAGTCATCTCGCTCGAGATTGGGCTGATCTACAAAAAAGATTCCCAAACCCAGTCCGATCCCAATTACGATGGTACAAACTTTTGGTCATCGCTTTGGTTTTGGACACTTTCTCGTGAGTGTCAACGTCGTAGCCTTCATTTCTCAGCAGgtctcctttttatttattttttaagtctattttttcgttgttttattttcttagagCATGATCAAAGTAGGTTTTTAGGAttggttcttagcggaatataagaacctgtttcttaatttttaactaaaaaaactaagaaccggttcttaaattcttagtttttttagttaaaagttaagagacgggttcttatattccgctaaaaattCTAGTCTAAAAACTCTctattaatcatggtcttatatTTCTGATCTCTCACATCTTCTCTCACATCTTCTTAGGGACTGACAAAGCGGTGGTGGAGTAAAGCGGTGGTGGAGTAGTAGAAGAAGACAACTAAAGACCTATACTACtccatattttatgtttatcccCAGGCTCTCTCTCTATCTACTATTTAGAACTGCTACATAAGTTTCTTGCACTTCACACTCTctttttctattattatataaaaaaatcttcatcaaGTGATGATGATAAACAGATGGCTTTACATTTGATTCCACTAGTAAATAAATCTATGATTATTTTGTTGTGCATTTACCTCCTATTTCATTCCTAGTTCGAGGTTAGGGCGTCGTATTTAATACAAACCTAACAAAACATGACCAATCTACTGTCAATATTTTGTCACAATCCGTGTCCTATAATCCCTATAGCAATAACTAATAGTTAGGCTGTACATAATAGAGACGGTGCAGTATTCATTACATAGACAAATCATTCTTGATTATTGCACACGTAACCAAATCTTCTAATACCCTTTTGCTTTCCGGCTTAAACCAAATCATGAACCCACGAGGGTCGATGGGGTCGAGAATGATGCTAACAATTCTAAGCcaactttttttcatttattgtacTAGTAtcattgttattatattttatcgatttttttttcttcatatatttttatcgaTTTATATAGATCCAAGGATGTGCTTTTATAAGGCAAAATTAGCGTGAcagtttgatttttattaagtGATACTAATACATTTAACAAACACTagtattttaatagtataagaAATATGGATAATGGTCAATGTAGCACATGTGAGCTtagtataaaaagaaaataggagacctctttttttcttttcttttttgtcacgATGAAAATAGGAGACCTCAAATTTTATAATGCGTGCGTCGTATTCTAACGAAGTTAACTAAAATGATTGGTAAAAGTTGGACAAATTTATTCTGTATTTTTTCAAGTAAATTTggtaaaaggtaaaaatagaGATATATGACATTTATATATTCTTACTCATTTGGTTATGACAACCTGTTGTTTGCTGTGCCTGTGTGCAAAATGAGAAAACGTATGAAAGGAGGCAAACAAATAGAAAAGAGCTTGGACCACACATCTTAACAG is a window from the Brassica oleracea var. oleracea cultivar TO1000 unplaced genomic scaffold, BOL UnpScaffold01005, whole genome shotgun sequence genome containing:
- the LOC106320666 gene encoding uncharacterized protein LOC106320666; translation: MASDLADGPRWYAIESRDGLGLAYLNEFISARALKQKCLRCYNGVTLRLDASTYDAMFPEAVPIQISARLELPSGFTPLRQTSFTRTCYPVGGDEGDGGEGGWLVLDLPLPSRFGQEELPYVRSFLAFPARSHGFSRVISLEIGLIYKKDSQTQSDPNYDGTNFWSSLWFWTLSRECQRRSLHFSAGTDKAVVE